A portion of the Acidisarcina polymorpha genome contains these proteins:
- a CDS encoding glycosyltransferase family 9 protein: MCAERKLRVLIVRLGAMGDILHALPAATALRQAHPEWYLGWAVEPRWQALFRADSGSSIRDGAMPLVDRLHLVDAKSWGRRPLSPSTLRDIRRVRMELRQANYDVCVDLQGAVRSAVIGRWAAANRMIGEDQPRERAARRFFRERVATTGRHVIEQATEVLEAIAGEKLSGVPPLLPQDTAAEDWVARLLARHVSSPFVIMNPGAGWGAKRWPAERYGSVAKQLARMGFGVVINAGPEEVELAAELAAASGGAAVPINPTMGELIELTRKASLTIAGDTGPLHLACALGKPVVGIFGPTDPARNGPFGCSFKVLRHPESKRDHSRRSEPESGLLTIMPDDVVAAAAELLKEQGAGRGR; the protein is encoded by the coding sequence TTGTGCGCTGAACGCAAGCTTCGTGTCCTGATCGTCCGGCTGGGAGCCATGGGCGACATTCTTCATGCTCTTCCGGCGGCGACCGCGCTGCGGCAAGCTCATCCCGAGTGGTATTTGGGCTGGGCGGTTGAGCCCCGATGGCAGGCGCTGTTTCGGGCGGACTCCGGGAGTTCAATACGAGATGGAGCTATGCCGCTGGTCGATCGCCTTCATCTCGTCGATGCGAAGAGTTGGGGCAGGCGACCACTTTCTCCGTCCACGCTGCGCGACATACGGCGGGTTCGAATGGAATTGCGCCAGGCAAACTACGATGTTTGTGTCGACTTGCAGGGCGCAGTCCGTTCCGCTGTGATCGGTCGCTGGGCGGCTGCGAATCGTATGATCGGCGAGGACCAGCCGCGGGAACGCGCAGCGCGGCGATTCTTTCGCGAGCGAGTTGCGACGACTGGGCGGCATGTTATCGAACAGGCGACCGAAGTGCTCGAGGCCATCGCAGGCGAAAAGTTATCTGGAGTTCCACCACTCTTGCCGCAGGACACGGCAGCCGAAGATTGGGTCGCGCGTTTGTTGGCCCGGCATGTAAGCTCTCCGTTCGTGATCATGAATCCTGGTGCAGGATGGGGGGCGAAACGCTGGCCGGCGGAGAGATATGGATCAGTGGCCAAACAGCTTGCCCGCATGGGGTTCGGCGTCGTGATCAATGCCGGGCCGGAAGAAGTGGAATTGGCTGCAGAATTGGCAGCCGCCAGCGGCGGAGCGGCTGTACCGATCAATCCGACTATGGGTGAGTTGATCGAACTGACGCGCAAGGCGTCCTTGACGATCGCCGGGGACACGGGTCCTTTGCATCTTGCGTGTGCCCTCGGGAAGCCGGTTGTCGGCATCTTCGGTCCGACCGATCCGGCGCGCAATGGACCATTTGGCTGCTCGTTCAAGGTGCTGCGTCATCCTGAAAGCAAGCGCGATCACAGTCGCCGCAGCGAGCCGGAATCAGGACTGCTGACCATTATGCCGGATGACGTGGTGGCGGCTGCCGCAGAGTTGCTCAAGGAACAGGGGGCCGGCCGTGGCAGGTGA
- a CDS encoding methyltransferase family protein — protein MAGDWGRIARRIRVPMGFVVAALFLWLARPTWLSLTWSLWVVVPGVWLRGYASGYVKKNAELAVSGPYAYTRNPLYLGSMLIAFGFAGASRSVWIFLALAILFAVIYAPTIRSEEEFLSSHFPEFREYARRVPRLLPRVTPGPAPSGESGRFSRDLYLQHREYNALLGTVAIYAALAFRIYFHR, from the coding sequence GTGGCAGGTGATTGGGGCAGGATCGCGCGGCGCATTCGGGTTCCGATGGGGTTTGTCGTGGCCGCGCTGTTCCTTTGGCTGGCGCGGCCAACCTGGCTATCGCTTACGTGGAGCTTGTGGGTGGTGGTTCCGGGTGTGTGGCTGCGAGGGTATGCCTCAGGGTACGTAAAGAAGAACGCCGAACTTGCCGTCTCCGGGCCGTACGCCTATACGCGGAATCCGCTTTATCTGGGTTCCATGCTGATCGCGTTCGGATTTGCCGGCGCGTCGCGCAGCGTGTGGATCTTCCTTGCTCTCGCTATCTTATTTGCTGTCATCTATGCGCCGACGATCCGCTCGGAGGAAGAATTCCTATCCAGCCATTTCCCCGAGTTCAGGGAATACGCGCGGCGAGTCCCCCGGTTGCTGCCGAGAGTGACACCTGGGCCTGCGCCGTCAGGCGAGTCTGGCCGGTTCTCTCGTGACCTGTATCTGCAACACCGCGAGTACAATGCGCTATTAGGCACAGTCGCCATTTATGCAGCGCTCGCGTTCCGCATTTACTTCCATCGTTAG
- a CDS encoding DUF3108 domain-containing protein, whose amino-acid sequence MVEAIQGQTALPALAPPLSSYSFPARETLNYTVDWRVFPAGTASIHLEQQGSTMRITGSGETIQSLNLLFRVSDKYQSTFDLKTGCSYGFSKQIIEGRRQVNTDLKFDYGQHKSTQTEKNLVSGISKHEEAAIPGCVTDLLSAIFYAASQPIQMGQSFQMPLADALHTLSVAIKPLSHEEVKTPSGTYQTIRVQPVATSGVVKNKGEIWIWYTDDARHIPVQMRARLFWGTLTMRLSSIDQK is encoded by the coding sequence ATGGTCGAGGCAATTCAGGGACAAACCGCATTGCCGGCACTGGCTCCTCCCCTATCGAGCTATAGCTTTCCGGCGAGAGAGACGCTGAACTATACCGTCGACTGGCGGGTCTTTCCCGCAGGCACGGCGAGCATTCACCTGGAGCAACAAGGCTCTACTATGCGGATCACCGGGTCAGGGGAGACGATTCAGTCACTGAACTTGCTCTTCCGGGTGAGTGACAAGTATCAGTCGACCTTTGACCTCAAGACCGGCTGCTCTTACGGCTTCAGCAAGCAGATCATCGAGGGCCGACGGCAGGTCAATACTGATCTCAAATTCGATTATGGGCAGCATAAATCCACGCAGACTGAAAAGAATCTAGTTTCGGGGATCAGCAAGCATGAAGAGGCGGCGATCCCAGGCTGCGTGACCGATCTTCTCTCGGCGATTTTCTATGCTGCCTCGCAGCCAATCCAAATGGGCCAGAGCTTCCAGATGCCGTTAGCTGACGCTCTGCATACTCTGTCCGTCGCGATCAAGCCGCTCTCCCACGAAGAGGTGAAGACTCCTTCCGGGACATATCAGACGATCCGGGTGCAGCCAGTGGCTACTTCCGGGGTGGTTAAGAACAAAGGGGAGATCTGGATCTGGTATACGGATGATGCGCGGCACATCCCGGTGCAGATGCGCGCGCGACTGTTCTGGGGGACCTTGACGATGCGGCTCTCCAGTATTGACCAGAAATAG